The bacterium genome includes a window with the following:
- the buk gene encoding butyrate kinase has product MNLSTQPLILVINPGSTSTKVALFRGRHKLTEEALRHTRDQLARFPTLWDQFDFRLSAVQAFLAKQNLPAFSLQAVVGRGCLLKPVSRGTYEVNSAMIADARQGVQGEHVSNLGCALALEISKLYGGRPLVVDPVSVDEFDPLARYSGHPLLPRRSLSHTLNLRAASLWAAERLHLDPQAGNFVVAHLGGGISIAPIRAGRIIDVNDASSGGPFSPERTGSLPLQPFIDLVFSGKYDKAAVKKMVMGEGGLVAYLGTTDAAEIEERIHQGDVKAKEVYQAMAYQIAKEIGAMATVLCGDVTAVVLTGGLVHSSFLIQEISRRIHFIARLILLPGELEMEAMAEGAWRVLTGQEKVQTY; this is encoded by the coding sequence ATGAACCTGTCCACCCAACCGCTTATCCTCGTGATCAATCCCGGGTCCACTTCCACCAAAGTCGCTCTGTTTCGTGGCCGTCATAAACTCACCGAAGAGGCGCTCCGGCATACGCGGGATCAACTGGCGCGTTTTCCAACGCTGTGGGATCAGTTCGATTTTCGTTTGAGCGCTGTGCAGGCGTTTCTCGCCAAGCAGAATCTCCCCGCGTTCTCCCTGCAAGCGGTGGTGGGCCGCGGCTGCCTGCTCAAACCGGTAAGTCGAGGCACCTATGAAGTAAACAGCGCCATGATCGCCGATGCGCGACAGGGCGTTCAGGGAGAGCATGTTTCCAATCTCGGCTGCGCCCTTGCGCTGGAGATCAGCAAACTCTATGGAGGCCGGCCGCTGGTGGTGGATCCGGTCTCAGTGGATGAATTTGATCCCTTGGCGCGTTATTCCGGTCATCCTCTTCTGCCTCGCCGTTCGCTCTCGCACACATTGAATTTGCGCGCTGCTTCCCTCTGGGCTGCTGAAAGACTCCACCTGGATCCGCAGGCGGGCAACTTTGTCGTGGCTCATCTGGGAGGCGGCATCTCCATCGCGCCGATCCGTGCGGGACGCATCATCGATGTCAACGATGCATCCAGCGGTGGTCCTTTTTCTCCGGAACGCACCGGCAGTCTGCCGTTGCAGCCTTTTATTGATTTGGTTTTTTCCGGCAAGTATGACAAAGCCGCTGTGAAGAAAATGGTTATGGGCGAAGGAGGGCTGGTCGCCTACCTCGGCACAACAGATGCGGCGGAGATCGAAGAGCGGATTCATCAAGGCGATGTCAAGGCGAAAGAGGTCTACCAAGCGATGGCCTATCAGATCGCCAAAGAGATCGGCGCCATGGCCACCGTGCTGTGCGGTGATGTGACGGCGGTTGTGTTGACCGGCGGCCTGGTCCATTCTTCCTTTCTGATTCAGGAGATCAGCCGGCGGATTCATTTCATTGCTAGACTGATCTTGCTGCCCGGCGAACTCGAGATGGAGGCGATGGCTGAGGGCGCTTGGCGCGTGTTGACAGGGCAGGAGAAGGTGCAGACCTATTGA
- a CDS encoding bifunctional enoyl-CoA hydratase/phosphate acetyltransferase, producing the protein MDDLLQASRKGDLVRVAVAAADDEAALSAMIVAASLRISTPLLFGDEKKITALLAKLEGGAERSFEIRHVPDENEAAVQAVAAIRTGEAQILLKGKLKTALLLKAVLDSEKGLRLNRLLSDVFLFENVHRTGRRLMIITDGGVTLKPDLKQKIEIIENAVFVMHALGVALPKVALLSAIETVNPNLPSTLDAAIITKMNHRGQIKGCIVDGPLALDNAVSPSAARTKELHTPIAGQADVLVCPDIESANMLAKSTCYFAGFRLGHVMVGAVAPVLIPSRADNADSKLLSVALGKLVGKYTA; encoded by the coding sequence ATGGACGATCTGTTGCAGGCGAGTCGCAAAGGCGATCTGGTGCGTGTGGCAGTGGCTGCGGCGGATGATGAGGCCGCGCTCAGCGCGATGATTGTCGCTGCTTCGCTGCGGATCAGCACGCCCCTTCTTTTCGGTGATGAGAAGAAAATCACTGCACTGTTGGCCAAGTTGGAGGGGGGCGCCGAAAGATCGTTTGAAATCCGCCATGTGCCTGACGAGAATGAAGCCGCGGTCCAGGCGGTGGCTGCAATCCGCACCGGCGAGGCGCAGATTCTGCTAAAGGGCAAACTAAAAACCGCGCTTTTGCTCAAAGCGGTTTTGGATTCTGAAAAAGGATTGCGCCTGAACCGTCTGCTCAGCGATGTTTTCCTTTTTGAAAATGTACACCGGACCGGCCGGCGATTGATGATCATCACTGATGGAGGCGTGACCCTCAAGCCGGATCTGAAACAAAAGATCGAAATCATCGAAAACGCGGTTTTCGTCATGCATGCGCTGGGTGTTGCCCTGCCTAAAGTGGCGTTATTGTCTGCGATAGAAACCGTAAATCCTAATCTGCCCAGCACGTTGGACGCCGCGATCATCACCAAGATGAATCATCGGGGTCAGATCAAAGGGTGCATCGTCGACGGACCACTGGCATTGGATAACGCCGTTTCTCCTTCAGCGGCCAGAACCAAGGAGCTTCATACGCCCATCGCCGGCCAGGCGGATGTCCTGGTCTGCCCCGATATCGAATCCGCCAACATGCTGGCCAAGAGCACATGCTACTTTGCCGGCTTTAGGTTGGGGCATGTAATGGTCGGCGCCGTTGCACCGGTATTGATCCCGTCTCGAGCAGACAACGCAGACAGCAAGTTGCTTTCAGTGGCGCTGGGCAAATTGGTCGGTAAATACACTGCCTGA